GTAACAAAAGCATCATATCCTCCTGCGTTAGTGGTCTGAAAAGTACCTGAGGTAATATCATAGTTAGTGGATTTTGTCATCCCTGCTATGTATGCAGTATTGGTGCCTTCTACGAATATAGCGTATGGCTCATCTGAATCACTTCCTCCGATATAAGTAGAATACAACAAACTGCTACCTGTTACATCAAGTTTGGTAACAAAAGCATCCCAGTTTCCTGCGTTTGTGGTTTGGAAAGCGCCCGAGGTAACATCATAGTCAGTAGATTGCGTCTGACCTGTTATATAAGCGCATCCTGTATTATCTACAAATATATCCCTACCAAAATCATTACTTGCCCCTCCAATGTAGGTAGAATACACTAAACCATTACCTGATGAATTAAGCTTTGTAACAAAAACATCATTTCCGCCTGAATTTGTAGATTGAAAGGCACCTGAAGTGGTATGGTAATCGGTTGATTGTGTTCTGCCTATTATATAAGCGTTATTACTGCCATCTACAAATATACCGAACGCAAGATCAAACGCCCCTCCCCCAATATAAGTAGAGTACAATAAACCACCCGTAGCACTAAATTTACTAACAAAAGCATCCCATAAGCCTCCTCCATGTGTAGTTTGGAAAGCACCTGAAGTAATATCATAATCAGTTGAATTTGTAGAACCGGTTACGTACGCACAGCCAGTATTATCTACGAATATATCTCTGCCATAGTCATCACCAGTACCACCTATATAAGTAGAGTACAATAGACCACTACCTGAAGCATTGAGTTTAGTAATAAAACCATCATACCATCCCCCAGCATAGGTTGTTTGAAGAGCACCTGGGGTAGTATCATAATCGAGTGAAGAAGTGTTGCCTGTTATATACGCACATCCTGAATTATCTACGAATATTTTTCTACCAATATCTTCATTATTTGTTCCTCCAATGTAGGTAGAGTACACTATACTACTACCTGTGGCATTAAACTTTGTAACAATGACGTTGCTAAATCCTCCGCCGTATGCTGTTTGAAAAGCACCTGATGTAGTATAATAGTTGTTTGAAGAACTTTGACCTGTTATATAGATATGACCATTACTATCTACAAATATACCATGACCTGCATCAAAATCATTTCCTCCAATGTAAGTTGAGTACAGCAAGCTACTGCCTGTAGCATTGATCTTTGTAACAAAAGCGTCCCAAGTTCCTGTTCCATGTGTAGTTTGGAATGCGCCTGGAGT
The sequence above is a segment of the Bacteroidia bacterium genome. Coding sequences within it:
- a CDS encoding SBBP repeat-containing protein, which gives rise to MSGLDAWITKYGVNYTFYKIEQPAATDLVRSAHKDEFDCNAKNEILVGHRVLFELQNHNPNPIREGKKQQEGYYNYFIGNDESKHATYVGLYKEALIKDVYQGIDIRYYFDNGKLRYDFIVQPYADVSQIKFKLHGQYNAYTKSHQELCFTTRFGEVSLTDLHTYQDNHIINSKFIKDGDFWQIAIGQYDKSKLMVIDPLVYSTYIGGGSNEECYDIFVDNTGCAFVTGRTQSTDYDTTPGAFQTTHGTGTWDAFVTKINATGSSLLYSTYIGGNDFDAGHGIFVDSNGHIYITGQSSSNNYYTTSGAFQTAYGGGFSNVIVTKFNATGSSIVYSTYIGGTNNEDIGRKIFVDNSGCAYITGNTSSLDYDTTPGALQTTYAGGWYDGFITKLNASGSGLLYSTYIGGTGDDYGRDIFVDNTGCAYVTGSTNSTDYDITSGAFQTTHGGGLWDAFVSKFSATGGLLYSTYIGGGAFDLAFGIFVDGSNNAYIIGRTQSTDYHTTSGAFQSTNSGGNDVFVTKLNSSGNGLVYSTYIGGASNDFGRDIFVDNTGCAYITGQTQSTDYDVTSGAFQTTNAGNWDAFVTKLDVTGSSLLYSTYIGGSDSDEPYAIFVEGTNTAYIAGMTKSTNYDITSGTFQTTNAGGYDAFVTKINLTVTQIQESAISIQSYFSLYPNPAQSYIVIENHTSTIQEYEIADVSGKVLKVQTLPQGKNTVELNLPAGVYIIRDRKQGKTEKFVVE